In the genome of Streptomyces aquilus, the window GTTGATGGTGATGCCGCGCGCCGCCTCCTCCGGGGCCCGGTCGATGCGGTCGAACGGGACGAAGGTGCCGGCGCCGCGGTCGGCGAGGACCTTGGTGATGGCGGCGGTCAGGGTGGTCTTGCCGTGGTCGACATGACCCATGGTGCCGATGTTCAGATGCGGTTTGGTGCGCACGTATGCCGTCTTGGGCATGGCTGTACCTCGAAGTCTCTTCGTCAGGAAAGCGGGGACCCCAAGGACTTGCCGACCCTCCCCCTGCGGGGTCCGCCGGACGATCCGGAGAGGGTCAGCTTCGGGCGCCGTCGACGGCTGTCAGAAAGACGGGAACGGCAGCCTTCGGCGCATCCGCGACTGCGGATGCTCGAGGAGGAAGGCGTGCCGGAACATGGGGTCGATCATTGCCGACTGTTCGCCCGACGTCGAACGATTTTTCAGCGAGGGGACGTTCAGGCCCCGATGTTCTTCAACGCCTCCCGCACCGACAGCGGCGCGAAGCGGCCCTTCTCCCGCGCGAGAAAGCCCCGTACGGCCTCCGGGTCGGTCTTGGCGTACTCGCGCAGCGCCCAGCCGATGGCCTTGCGGATGAAGAAGTCGGGGTGTCCTGACTGGTGGAGGCAGTACGTGAAGAGGCGTTCGGTGTCGGTGCGTTCCTTGTAGCGGAGCTGGTGGAGCAGCGCGGTGCGGGCGATCCACAGGTCCTCGTCGACGATCCAGGCGTCCATGTCCGCCTTCAGCGCCGGGTCGGCCGCGACGAGGGCGCCGACGACGTGCGCGGCCAGCAGGTCCACGGTGTCCCACCAGGGGGTCGTGGAGACCAGATGCCGGGCCACGGGCAGGAAGCCGGACGACAGCACGCGCGCGTGGCGGCGCAGATAGTCGACGGCGAAGTACTGGTACTCGCGCTCGGGCAGCCGCCAGCAGCGCAGTGCGACAGCCGTGCAGTCGGTCTCGTCGGGGCGGGGCGTGCCCTCCACCACGGTGCGGGACAGGGCGCGGCGGACGGGGGTGGTGAGGCCGAGGAAGGGGGCCACGTTTTTCATGTACGCCCGCATGGGCGCGGCCCGCGCGGGGTCGGCCGCGGCCCCGTAGGTGGCCGTGAGCCGCTCCAGCACGGTGTCGGCAAGAGGGCTGCGCGGCAGTGAGGGAGATCCCACACCTGTGACGCTCATGAGACGAACCATACGGCGATCACACACATCGGTCGGTTAGTGTCACCGGATGCTCGATGCCACCACCCGCTCTGGGGGCACCGCCACGGCCACTCCCCCGGCCGCCGCCACGGAGCTCGCGCTCACCGCTCCCGCCGTCGCCGTGCCCACCCCGGTGGGCTTCGCCGCCCGCTGCTCCAGAGTGCTGCTTTCTCCCTGGTCGCGACTGTCCCTCCTCGTCGCCCTGCTCCTGGCGGCCGGGGCGACCGTGCTGCTGTTCGAGCCACAGCGGCTGCTGGCGGACGGCTGGCCACCCCAGCTGGGCGGGGCGGCCGCGGCGCTGGTCTTCGCCGGGGCGTACGGCCTGTGCGCGGTGGCGTTCGTACCGCGCCCCCTGCTGAACCTCGCGGCCGGCGCGCTGTTCGGCTCCCAGCTGGGCATCGGCGCCGCCCTCGCGGGCACGGTGCTCGGCGCCGGCATCGCCTTCACCCTGGGCCGGGTACTGGGCCAGGACGCCCTCCGCCCCCTGCTGCGCGGCCGTCTGCTCCAGGGCGCCGACAGCCAGCTGAGCCGCCACGGCTTCCGCTCGATGCTGGCGATCCGCCTCTTCCCGGGCGTCCCCTTCGCCGCCGCGAACTACTGCGCCGCGGTCTCCCGCATGGGCTACGTCCCGTTCCTGCTGGCGACGGCGCTGGGTTCGATCCCGAACACGGCGGCGTACGTGGTGGCGGGCTCGCGAGCATCGACGCCGACGTCTCCGGCATTCTTGATCGCGATGGCGGCGATCGCGGTTCCGGCGCTGGCGGGAGCGGCAGTGGCATGGCGCAAGCGCCATCATCTGCGGAGCCACTGAATCGCCGGGCAGGCGCAACGCCGCTCAGGGGCGCGGGGAACCGCGCGACCAGCCCCCACGGCCCCGCAGCCGCCGTCAGACCCTTTCGAGCACCATCGCGTTGGCGAGTCCCCCCGCCTCACACATGGTCTGCAACGCATACCGCGCCCCCCGCTCCCGCATGGCATGCACCAACGTCGTCGTCAGCCGCGTACCGCTCGCCCCCAACGGATGCCCGATCGCGATCGCACCCCCGTGCACGTTGACCTTCGCCAGATCCGCCCCGGTCTCCTGCTGCCACGCCAACACCACGCTCGAGAAGGCCTCGTTGACCTCGAACAGATCGATGTCGTCCAGCGACAGTGAGGCCCGGCGCAGCACCTTCTCCGTGGCCGGAACGACCCCGGTGAGCATCAGCAGCGGATCGGACCCCGTGACCGCGAAACTGTGCAGCCGCGCCAGCGGCCGCAGCCCCAGCCGGGCCGCCGTCTCACTCGACGTGATCAGCACAGCCGACGCGCCGTCGTTGATCGGACTCGCGTTCCCCGCCGTGACGTTCCACTCGATCTGCGGGAACCGCTCGGCGAACCCGGGGTCGTAGTACGCCGGCTTGAGCCCACCGAGCACCTCGGCCGTGCTGGACGGCCGTACGCACTCGTCCCGCGCCACCCCGTCCAGCGGAGCCACCTCCGCGTCGAAGAGGCCCGCGGTCCACGCCTCGGCCGCCTTGTGGTGCGAGGACACCGCGAAGGCGTCCATCTGCTCGCGCGTGATCGACCACTTGGCCGCGATGAGCTCGGCGCTGATGCCCTGCGGGACGAGCCCCTCGGGGTAGCGCTCGGCGACGCCGGGTCCGAAGGGGTCCTTTCCGGGCGGCACGTTGGACCACATCGGCACGCGGCTCATCGACTCCACGCCGCAGGCCACGACGAGGTCGTACGCGCCCGACATCACGCCCTGGGCGGCGAAGTGCACGGCCTGCTGGGAGGAGCCGCACTGGCGGTCCACGGTGGTCGCCGGGACCGTCTCCGGGAAGCCCGCCGACAGGACGGCGTACCGGGTGGTGTTCATGGCCTGCTCGCCGACCTGGTCGACGGTGCCGCCGATGACGTCGTCGATCAGTGCCGGGTCGACGCCGGAGCGCTCCACGAGGGTGCGCAGGGTGTGGGCGAGGAGCTCGACGGGGTGGACGTGCGCGAGGGAGCCGTTCGGCTTGCCCTTGCCTATGGGGGTGCGTACGGCTTCGACGATCACTGCGTCACGCATGGTGCGGCCTCCGCGGTCACCAGACAGCTACCGGTCAGTAGGAAATCCGAACTCACCATAGCTCCGTGGGTTGGAAAAACAAACCCTCCCCTAGAATCGGGCTCATGGCCGCCACCAAAGACCCGCGCCCCTGTTCCATCGCCGACGCCCTGGCGCTCGTAGGCGAGAAGTACTCCCTGCTCGTCCTGCGCGAGGTGTGCCTCGGCAACGGCCGCTTCGACCAGTTGGTGCGCAACATCGGCGCCCCGCGCGACATCCTCGCCACCCGCCTGCGCCGGCTCGTCGACGCCGGGATCCTGAAGAAGCGCGCCTACAGCGAGCGGCCGCAGCGCTTCGAGTACCGGCCCACCCAGGCCGGCCTGGAGCTGGAGCCGGTCCTGCTGACCCTCATGGCCTGGGGCGACCGGCATCTGCGCGAGGACGACGACCGGCCGATGGTCGTCGAGCACGCCTGCGGCAACGAACTGCTCCCGGTGGTCGTCTGCCAGACCTGCGGCGACGCGGTGCGCCACGAGGACCTGAGGTCGCATCCGCAGGTTCCGGGCTGGACGGTGGCGGGGCCGACGGCGGCGTGAGGACGCGGCCGGTCAGCGGTGTGCGCGGCAGAACGCGCGGACGGCCTGGTTGAAGGCCTCGGGTGCCTGGAGGTTGCTGACGTGCCCCGCGCCGGGAAGGACCACGAGCTGCGCGTCCGGGATGGCCGCCTCGAAGGCACGGGCGACCTCCAGCGGCGACCGTACGTCGTGCTCGCCCCACAGCAGCAGGGTCGGCACCCCGATCAGGGGCAGCAGGTCTCGTTGGTCCGCCTCGGCCATCAGGCGCAACTGGGCCCTCATGGTGGCCTGGCGCACGTCCTGGGCCATCGAGTCGAGCAGCGGCACGTACTCGGCGGGCGGCTCCCCGGCGAAGAGATCCGGCAGCGTCGGGGCGAAGTCCTCGGGAGGGACGTCGAGCATCCGTCGTGCCCCTTCGACCCGCCGGGCCACCTCCTCGGGCGGCAGCGAGCCCTTCCAGCCGGCGTAGGTGTCGGCCAGCAGCAGGGTCCTGACCAGCTCCGGACGGTGCCGGTACAGCTCCAGCACGACCGTTCCGCCCCAGGAGAGTCCGCCGGCGTGGGCCGGGCCGAGTCCCACGTCCTCGATCACCGCGGCGAGGCAGAGGGCGTAGTCGGCGAGGGTGAAGCCGGCCGGCAGGTCGGAGGAGCGTCCGGCGCCCGGCTCGTCCCAGGCCACGACCGTGAACTCGTCGGCCAGTCCGGTCAGCTGCGGCCGCCATATCCGCGCGGCGTCCCCGGCGCCGTGCGCGAGGACCAGCAAAGGTCCCTGGCCGACGCGGTCATAGGCGATCTCCACGCCGCCCACCTGCACCGTCGCCATGACTCCAGGCTAGACGCCGCCACCGCCGATGTCGCGACGGACCGGCATCCTCAGCCGCCCCGGTAGACGTCCAGCCGCCCGCACATCCCGAACTTCCCGCGCTCCGAGGGCTGTTCGGACCGCACGACGGCGTCCGCGAGGTGCGAGAGGTCACCCCTCTCCAGGCGGTCGAGCTGCTCCTCCGTCGCCGCCGCGGCGGCCGCGGCACCGGCACGCCAACGCTCCCGCCATGCGGCGAGCCGAGGCCGTACGAGGGCGGCTGCGGCCCGGTGGAAGGCGGCCAGCGCCTCCGGGCCGTCCGCCTCGCGCAGCCGCCGGTACCCCTCCAGGGCGAGGTCGCGCCGGGCCCGGGCGATCCGCTCCCGCTCCGCCTCGGGCGCGTCCGCCGGGATCGTGGTCGCGGCGGCGTACGTCTCCGGGTCGGCCAGGTACTCAGGAGGCAGCGTCAGCACCGCGTCGCCCGCCTCCGGCAGTCCGCTGTTCTGCATGAGGACGGTGATCCGCAGCCCGCCCTCGTTGACCAGCCGGTGGATGGTGCCCGGCGTGAACCGGGCGACCGTGCCGGGTACGAGGGGCGTGACCTCGTACCCGGCCGTCGTGAGGGTCTGCACGGCACCCCGGCCGCCGGTGACGACGTACGCCTCCGAACAGGTCAGATGCAGATGGGGCGTTCCGCCGTGCAGGCCGTCGGCGGCGGGCCAGTCGTAGACGCACAGGTGCGACACGGCGACCCCGCCGGGGAGCCCTTCGTAGGAGGTCACCAGGGGTGGGTCCGCAGGTACTTGGCGATTTCCTCGCGCTCCCAGGCGCCGTCGGCGACGACGACGCGGTAGCGGCGGGTGAGGGTGGCGCCGGGGGCGAGTTCGAGTTCGTCGTAGAAGGCCCAGGAGGGGGCCACGCCGGCGAACGGGTCGTTGCGGACGAACCAGTGGGCCGGATGGGCGCCCTGGGTGCCGAGGTGGTCGTTCTCGGGGGCGTGCTCGAAGACGAGGGTGGCGTGGCCGTCGGTGCCGTCGTGCTCGCCGGAGAAGGCCAGCCAGGGGGCCTGGGCGCCGAGCAGACCGGGGCCCTCGGCGTCCGGGGCGGTGATCCGGCCGTCACGGAAGGCGCGCGGGCCGCGCCAGAACAGGCCGGTGTACCCGGCGAGTTCGCGTCCGGCGGTGGTCGGGCTGCCGAAGACCAGCGGTTCGTCGCGCCGGTTGGTGATGGCGCTCGTCCAGGTCAGCGCCCAGGAGCCGGACTCGGGGTCGACGTCGTGGATCTCGATCCGGCGCCGCTCGTCCGCCCACAGCTCGCCGCTGTACGGATGCCAGGTGAGGCGCTCGGCGATGACGACCCGATCGTCGTGCGCGGCGACCTCGTCGAAGGCGACGTGGGCCATCGAGCCGACCCGCTCAGGGAGTTCGAGGTACCCCTCGCCGTGCACATAGGAGTTGCCGCCCCACAGGTTGGCGCCCGAGACATGGGACGCGGTCAGGGACAGACCCTTGTGCCAGCGGTGGTCGTTCGGGCGGTAGTCGGTGACGACGTCCCCGGCCAGGGTCCGCAGCGGGTGGATGTACGGCTTGGGGGCCTCCCAGGCCGCTTCCGGGCGGTAGACGTACGCGAGCAGCTCGACGCCGGTGGCGGGGTCGGTGACGGTGATGCGGTCGCCGTGCGCGTGGACGATGCGCAGCGCGCTCATGCGGGCACCCCCTCGCCGACGGCAGGAGCGGCGGCCGGGGCCCAGCCGGGGGCGTCGCCGTGCATGGCGGTGTAGAACGGGTCGCCGGGGCCGATCTCGCCCGCCTTCACCGTGACGTCCGTGAACGCCGACTTGTAGAGCGCGGCGACCAGTTCCAGGCTGGTGCGCCCGTCGGCGCCGCTGCTGCGCGGGCGTTCGCCGGCCCGCATGCTGGCGACGAGTTCGCGCAGCTGCTCCAGGTGCGAACTGGGCACGTCCGGGCCGAAGTCCCGCCAGGCGGCGGCCTCGTCGCCCGGCACGCCCACGGCCGGGGTGATGTGCCAGTTCGCGTTGGAGTGGCCGTACAGATGGGTGAGTTCGACGGTCGCGCGCTCGCAGTCGATGCGGATGCGGCTGACCTCGTCGGGGCTCAGGACGCTGTTCACGATCGTGGCCATGGTGCCGTTCCGGAAGCGGACCAGGGCGGTGGAGACGTCCTCGGTCTCCACGTCGTGCACCAGCCGCGCGGCCATGGCGCGCACCTCGCTCCACGGGCCCAGCAGGTCCAGCATGAGGTCCATCTGGTGGATGCCGTGGCCCATGGCGGGGCCGCCGCCCTCGGTCGCCCAGCGGCCGCGCCAGGGCACGGAGTAGTAGGCGGTGTCGCGGTACCAGGTGGTCTGGCAGTGCGCGACGAGCGGTCGGCCCAGGGCCCCCTCGGCGAGCAGCCGGCTCACATGGCGGGTGCCCGAACCGAATCGGTGCTGGAAAACGATGGAGGAGTACGGACCGCTCTCCACACCCTCCTCCGCCTCCACCGCGGCGTAGTCGGCCAGCGTCGGCACCGGCGGCTTCTCGCACCAGACCCAGGCCCCGGCGCGCAGCGCGGCGATGCTCTGCTCGCGGTGCAGGGTGGGCGGGGTGCAGATGGTGACCAGGTCGGGCCGCTGTTCGCGCAGCATGCGGTCGAGGTCGGTATAGGCGTGCGGAATGCCGCCCGCCGCGCAGAACTCCTCGACGGCCGTGGCATCGATGTCGACGGCGGCGACCACCTCGGTCTCGCCCTCCTCGGCGAGCTCGGCCAGCGCGGGCAGATGGGAGCCGCGCGCGATGGCGCCGGTGCCGATGACGGCCGCGCGGATGCGGCGACCGTCGAGGGGAGTGAGGGGGGACATGGGCGTGATCAGCACTCCTCTTACGAACGGCGGACAGCGCCGACGCCTGCCACCCGGCCAGCAAGCGCTTTCTCTCCGCAGCAACCTAAGCGGCGGGACTATGACCGGTCAACAGGTCGTACTCCAGCCCACGGGGTCTTCTCACACCCTGGTCACCACCTTCCCCCGAAGCCCCCGTGCCGGGCCTGTCACCGCCGGACGCTAGGCTGCCCTCCACACCTGTGATCACCGTGGCCCGGCGGCTCGGTGTGCCCGTCGCTCCTCCCACGATCAGCGCTTGGACTCCGTACCTTCATGTCTTGGTTTGAATCGCTCATCCTCGGACTCGTCCAGGGGCTCACAGAGTTCCTCCCCGTCTCCTCCAGCGCGCATCTGCGGCTGACGGCGGCCTTCTTCGACTGGGAGGACCCGGGCGCGGCCTTCACGGCGATCACCCAGATCGGCACGGAGGCGGCCGTGCTGATCTACTTCCGCAAGGACATCGGGCGGATCATCTCGGCCTGGTTCCGGTCGCTGACGAACAAGGCGATGCGCAGCGACCACGACGCCCAGATGGGCTGGCTGGTGATCGTCGGCTCGATCCCGATCGGCGTCCTCGGCGTCACCCTCAAGGACCAGATCGAGGGCCCGTTCCGCGATCTGCGCATCACCGCGACCATGCTGATCGTGGTCGGCGTCATCATCGGCATCGCCGACCGGATGGCCGCGCGCGACGAGAGCGGCGGCAAGCACCGGGCGCCCACCCAGCGCAAGTCCCTGGAGGACCTGGGCGTCCGGGACGGCCTGATCTTCGGCCTCTGCCAGGCCTGCGCCCTCATCCCGGGCGTCTCCCGCTCCGGCGCCACCATCAGCGGCGGCCTCTTCATGGGCTACCGCCGCGAGGCCGCGGCCCGCTACTCCTTCCTCCTCGCCATCCCCGCGGTGCTGGCCTCCGGCCTGTTCGAGACCAAGGACGCACTGGAGGGCGGCCATGTGGAGTGGGGGCCGACGATCTTCGCGACCATCGTCGCCTTCGTCGTCGGATATGCCGTGATTGCCTGGTTCATGAAGTTCATCTCGACCAAGAGCTTCATGCCGTTCGTCTGGTACCGCATCGCGCTCGGCATCCTGGTCATCGTGCTGGTGTCGGTCGGCGCGCTCAGCCCGCACGCGGCGGAGTCGGCGGGCTGACACACCGGGCCCCCGAACCCGGGCCACCCCTACGGAATTCAACATGTTCGCCCAGTGAACTCCGTGACCAATCACATACGTTGTGCGTAGCCGTTCGGTAGCGCAGTGTCAGTGCTTGCCCCTAGGCTTGTCCGCATGTCCCCCGATTCCATGGCCTCTGGTTCCGTGCGGTCTGCTGCCGAAGTCAACGAGCAGATCCGTGCGCTGTGGCTGCGGGCGGGCGGTTCGCTGTCGACCCAGGAGCGCGAGGAGTACGAGCTGTTGGTGGTCGAGTGGGCGGCCGCGATCCGCGGCAATGTGATCGAGGCGGCCTGACCCGGGCCGCCCGGCTCAGTCGTTGACGGCTCCGAAGCGCAGAACCCCGCCACTGGGCAGCAGATACGCCATACCCCGCTTCTCGGGCAGCACACCGCCCAGCGTCTCGGCGTCCGCCAGGCCGGAGACGCTCCACCCGACCAGTCCAAGGCTGAAGGGCGCCGCGCGGAACGCGTCCTGGCCGATGCCGGCCAGCCACGCGTCAGCCGCGGCGGACCGGAAGTACGGACCGTCCTCGAACTCCACACCGGCCTGCCGCAGAGCCGACAGCGGCACTCCGAACGCCAGCCAGTCGCCGCTGTCGTCACCGCCCCGCACCGCCGTGACGTCACACACGACGAGCTCCCCCGAAGGCAGCCGGACCCGGCCCAGGAGCTGCCCGAACTCCTCCAGAGCGGCGACCGTCCGCGGCACGGCCTCCTGGTCCTCCGGCTCCCGGTCCCGGTGCCCGTAGCAGCCGCACACCCCCGCCGCGCCCCACACCGCGTCCAGGACGGCCTGCAACCGGCCGTCGTCCGTCGACCCGACCTCGATGGCCAGCTCGTAAGTGCCTTCGCCCCAGAACTGATGGCGGAAGAGGGCGGCATGAGTCATCCGCCCATCATCGCCCACCCCCGCGCCTCCTAAGATCCACGCCATGGAGCACCTCGACAGCGTCCCCCCGCGCCAGGGCCTCGTGATCTTCCTGAACGGCACCTCCAGTTCGGGCAAGTCGAGCATCGCGGCCGAACTGCTGAGGGTGCTCGACGAGCCGTACTTCCACATGCCCGTCGACGCGTTCCACGCGATGCGGTCGAGGGCGCCGGTGCCGCCGGACGAGCTGGGTACCGTGCTGCACCGCACCTGGCAGGGCTTCCACCGCGCGGTCGCCGGGATGGCCGCCGCGGGGAACAACGTCGTCGTCGACCATGTGCTCAGCGCCGAGTGGCGGCTCCGCGACTGCCTGTCCCTGTTCGTCCCGCAGGACGTGGTGCTCGTCGGGGTGCACTGCCCGCCGGAGGAGCTGGAGCGCCGCGAGCGCGAACGCGGCGACCGGCCGGCCGGGCTCGCGGCACGTCAGCTGGAGCAGGTGCACTCCCACGGGATCTATGACATCGAGTGCGACACCAGCCGCGCCACCCCGCTGGAATGCGCCCTGCGCATCAGGGAGTTCCTGCCCGGCCGCCCGACGCCGACGGCGTTCGAGCGGCTGCGCGGGGAACGCTGATCGCCCGGATCAGCCGTCGA includes:
- a CDS encoding DNA alkylation repair protein, translated to MSVTGVGSPSLPRSPLADTVLERLTATYGAAADPARAAPMRAYMKNVAPFLGLTTPVRRALSRTVVEGTPRPDETDCTAVALRCWRLPEREYQYFAVDYLRRHARVLSSGFLPVARHLVSTTPWWDTVDLLAAHVVGALVAADPALKADMDAWIVDEDLWIARTALLHQLRYKERTDTERLFTYCLHQSGHPDFFIRKAIGWALREYAKTDPEAVRGFLAREKGRFAPLSVREALKNIGA
- a CDS encoding TVP38/TMEM64 family protein, whose protein sequence is MLDATTRSGGTATATPPAAATELALTAPAVAVPTPVGFAARCSRVLLSPWSRLSLLVALLLAAGATVLLFEPQRLLADGWPPQLGGAAAALVFAGAYGLCAVAFVPRPLLNLAAGALFGSQLGIGAALAGTVLGAGIAFTLGRVLGQDALRPLLRGRLLQGADSQLSRHGFRSMLAIRLFPGVPFAAANYCAAVSRMGYVPFLLATALGSIPNTAAYVVAGSRASTPTSPAFLIAMAAIAVPALAGAAVAWRKRHHLRSH
- a CDS encoding thiolase family protein; this encodes MRDAVIVEAVRTPIGKGKPNGSLAHVHPVELLAHTLRTLVERSGVDPALIDDVIGGTVDQVGEQAMNTTRYAVLSAGFPETVPATTVDRQCGSSQQAVHFAAQGVMSGAYDLVVACGVESMSRVPMWSNVPPGKDPFGPGVAERYPEGLVPQGISAELIAAKWSITREQMDAFAVSSHHKAAEAWTAGLFDAEVAPLDGVARDECVRPSSTAEVLGGLKPAYYDPGFAERFPQIEWNVTAGNASPINDGASAVLITSSETAARLGLRPLARLHSFAVTGSDPLLMLTGVVPATEKVLRRASLSLDDIDLFEVNEAFSSVVLAWQQETGADLAKVNVHGGAIAIGHPLGASGTRLTTTLVHAMRERGARYALQTMCEAGGLANAMVLERV
- a CDS encoding winged helix-turn-helix transcriptional regulator, which encodes MAATKDPRPCSIADALALVGEKYSLLVLREVCLGNGRFDQLVRNIGAPRDILATRLRRLVDAGILKKRAYSERPQRFEYRPTQAGLELEPVLLTLMAWGDRHLREDDDRPMVVEHACGNELLPVVVCQTCGDAVRHEDLRSHPQVPGWTVAGPTAA
- a CDS encoding alpha/beta fold hydrolase, whose translation is MATVQVGGVEIAYDRVGQGPLLVLAHGAGDAARIWRPQLTGLADEFTVVAWDEPGAGRSSDLPAGFTLADYALCLAAVIEDVGLGPAHAGGLSWGGTVVLELYRHRPELVRTLLLADTYAGWKGSLPPEEVARRVEGARRMLDVPPEDFAPTLPDLFAGEPPAEYVPLLDSMAQDVRQATMRAQLRLMAEADQRDLLPLIGVPTLLLWGEHDVRSPLEVARAFEAAIPDAQLVVLPGAGHVSNLQAPEAFNQAVRAFCRAHR
- a CDS encoding cupin domain-containing protein, whose amino-acid sequence is MTSYEGLPGGVAVSHLCVYDWPAADGLHGGTPHLHLTCSEAYVVTGGRGAVQTLTTAGYEVTPLVPGTVARFTPGTIHRLVNEGGLRITVLMQNSGLPEAGDAVLTLPPEYLADPETYAAATTIPADAPEAERERIARARRDLALEGYRRLREADGPEALAAFHRAAAALVRPRLAAWRERWRAGAAAAAAATEEQLDRLERGDLSHLADAVVRSEQPSERGKFGMCGRLDVYRGG
- a CDS encoding PmoA family protein, giving the protein MSALRIVHAHGDRITVTDPATGVELLAYVYRPEAAWEAPKPYIHPLRTLAGDVVTDYRPNDHRWHKGLSLTASHVSGANLWGGNSYVHGEGYLELPERVGSMAHVAFDEVAAHDDRVVIAERLTWHPYSGELWADERRRIEIHDVDPESGSWALTWTSAITNRRDEPLVFGSPTTAGRELAGYTGLFWRGPRAFRDGRITAPDAEGPGLLGAQAPWLAFSGEHDGTDGHATLVFEHAPENDHLGTQGAHPAHWFVRNDPFAGVAPSWAFYDELELAPGATLTRRYRVVVADGAWEREEIAKYLRTHPW
- a CDS encoding Gfo/Idh/MocA family protein, with translation MSPLTPLDGRRIRAAVIGTGAIARGSHLPALAELAEEGETEVVAAVDIDATAVEEFCAAGGIPHAYTDLDRMLREQRPDLVTICTPPTLHREQSIAALRAGAWVWCEKPPVPTLADYAAVEAEEGVESGPYSSIVFQHRFGSGTRHVSRLLAEGALGRPLVAHCQTTWYRDTAYYSVPWRGRWATEGGGPAMGHGIHQMDLMLDLLGPWSEVRAMAARLVHDVETEDVSTALVRFRNGTMATIVNSVLSPDEVSRIRIDCERATVELTHLYGHSNANWHITPAVGVPGDEAAAWRDFGPDVPSSHLEQLRELVASMRAGERPRSSGADGRTSLELVAALYKSAFTDVTVKAGEIGPGDPFYTAMHGDAPGWAPAAAPAVGEGVPA
- a CDS encoding undecaprenyl-diphosphate phosphatase; the encoded protein is MSWFESLILGLVQGLTEFLPVSSSAHLRLTAAFFDWEDPGAAFTAITQIGTEAAVLIYFRKDIGRIISAWFRSLTNKAMRSDHDAQMGWLVIVGSIPIGVLGVTLKDQIEGPFRDLRITATMLIVVGVIIGIADRMAARDESGGKHRAPTQRKSLEDLGVRDGLIFGLCQACALIPGVSRSGATISGGLFMGYRREAAARYSFLLAIPAVLASGLFETKDALEGGHVEWGPTIFATIVAFVVGYAVIAWFMKFISTKSFMPFVWYRIALGILVIVLVSVGALSPHAAESAG
- a CDS encoding chloramphenicol phosphotransferase CPT family protein, which produces MEHLDSVPPRQGLVIFLNGTSSSGKSSIAAELLRVLDEPYFHMPVDAFHAMRSRAPVPPDELGTVLHRTWQGFHRAVAGMAAAGNNVVVDHVLSAEWRLRDCLSLFVPQDVVLVGVHCPPEELERRERERGDRPAGLAARQLEQVHSHGIYDIECDTSRATPLECALRIREFLPGRPTPTAFERLRGER